A window of Natrinema versiforme contains these coding sequences:
- the trpE gene encoding anthranilate synthase component I produces the protein MHDADFDSTPADRPVFDIDRETFRDHAGTSEERADRPAVVHTVATLECETTPLAAYAALTGRSDAVDRERSPYAFLLESAEKTASSDPDGAFRPSAADAERHARYSYVGYDPEAVVTVESGEATVEALSEDAPLEAIETDADGDTVDALRAAMPDVRLENMPDHDRQHLEGGLVGFLAYDAVYDLWLEEVGCERPDSRFPDAQFLLTTKTLAFDERDGTVSLVCTPVLEADDDPGEVYDALRAEADDIAATLRAAERPETGGFVREDEVAGPKDEYEESVRRAKEHVLDGDIYQGVISRTRELYGDVATLGFYEAMRDVNPSPYMYLLDHDDLTVVGASPETLISVRGREVMSNPIAGTCDRGSSPVEDRRLAGEMLADGKERAEHTMLVDLARNDVRRVSEPGSVRVDEFMNVLKYSHVQHIESTVTGTLAADSDGFDATRASFPAGTLSGAPKIRAMEIIDDLESTPRGLYGGGVGYYSWTGDTDFAIVIRTATVEDEGEQDRITVQAGAGLVADSDPTAEYEETEQKMGGVLAALEAIELPADGSTPDDDPEATAEVSR, from the coding sequence ATGCACGATGCCGACTTCGATTCGACGCCGGCCGACCGACCGGTATTCGACATCGACCGAGAGACGTTCCGCGACCACGCGGGCACGAGCGAGGAGCGGGCGGACCGACCCGCCGTCGTCCACACCGTCGCGACCCTCGAGTGCGAGACGACGCCGCTGGCCGCCTACGCGGCGCTGACCGGCCGCTCCGACGCGGTCGATCGCGAGCGCTCGCCGTACGCCTTCCTGCTCGAGAGCGCGGAGAAAACGGCCTCGAGCGATCCGGACGGCGCGTTTCGGCCGAGCGCCGCGGACGCCGAGCGCCACGCGCGCTACTCTTACGTGGGCTACGACCCCGAGGCCGTCGTGACCGTCGAGTCCGGCGAGGCGACCGTCGAGGCGCTGTCCGAGGACGCGCCGCTCGAAGCGATCGAGACGGACGCGGACGGCGATACCGTCGACGCGCTGCGGGCCGCGATGCCCGACGTTCGCCTCGAAAATATGCCCGATCACGACCGCCAGCACCTCGAGGGCGGACTGGTCGGCTTTCTGGCCTACGACGCCGTCTACGACCTCTGGCTCGAGGAGGTCGGCTGCGAGCGCCCCGACTCGCGGTTCCCGGACGCTCAGTTCCTCCTGACGACGAAAACGCTGGCCTTCGACGAGCGCGACGGGACGGTCTCGCTGGTCTGTACGCCCGTCCTCGAGGCCGACGACGACCCCGGCGAGGTATACGACGCTCTCCGGGCGGAGGCCGACGACATCGCGGCGACGCTGCGGGCGGCCGAACGGCCGGAAACGGGCGGGTTCGTCCGCGAAGACGAGGTTGCGGGTCCCAAAGACGAGTACGAGGAAAGCGTCCGGCGAGCCAAAGAGCACGTCCTCGACGGAGACATCTATCAGGGCGTCATCTCCCGAACCCGAGAGCTCTACGGCGACGTGGCCACCCTCGGCTTCTACGAGGCCATGCGGGACGTGAACCCGTCGCCGTACATGTACCTGCTCGACCACGACGACCTGACCGTCGTCGGGGCGAGCCCCGAGACCCTGATCTCCGTACGCGGTCGCGAGGTCATGTCCAACCCCATCGCCGGCACCTGCGACCGCGGCTCGAGTCCCGTCGAGGACCGGCGGCTCGCGGGCGAGATGCTGGCCGACGGCAAGGAACGCGCCGAGCACACGATGCTGGTCGATCTGGCGCGCAACGACGTGCGCCGCGTCTCCGAACCGGGCTCGGTCCGGGTCGACGAGTTCATGAACGTCCTCAAGTACAGCCACGTCCAGCACATCGAATCGACCGTGACGGGGACGCTGGCCGCGGACTCGGACGGGTTCGACGCGACTCGAGCCTCGTTCCCTGCCGGCACCCTCTCTGGAGCCCCGAAGATCCGCGCGATGGAGATCATCGACGACCTCGAGTCCACCCCTCGCGGCCTCTACGGCGGCGGCGTCGGCTACTACTCGTGGACGGGCGATACGGACTTCGCGATCGTGATTCGGACTGCAACTGTCGAAGATGAAGGTGAGCAGGACCGGATCACGGTCCAAGCCGGCGCGGGGCTGGTCGCCGACAGCGACCCCACCGCCGAGTACGAGGAGACCGAGCAGAAGATGGGCGGGGTCCTCGCCGCGCTCGAGGCGATCGAACTGCCGGCCGACGGGTCGACGCCGGACGATGACCCCGAAGCGACGGCGGAGGTGAGCCGATGA
- a CDS encoding phosphoribosylanthranilate isomerase has product MTRVKVCGLTTEADLEAAIDAGADAIGIICDVSVDTPREVSIERAAALAAATPPFVTSVLVTMPDSPEEAIELVEEIEPDALQIHSDMRVGDLAYLRAKLETELLLAVDADDATTAETYDDIVDALIVDTPGDGGGGGTGRTHDWDQTRMAAADLESPLVLAGGLTPENVGDAVRTVDPFAVDVASGVEKRGGVKDVDAVRSFVDRAKNARKPAEL; this is encoded by the coding sequence ATGACCCGCGTCAAGGTCTGCGGACTGACCACCGAAGCCGACCTTGAGGCCGCGATCGACGCGGGGGCGGACGCGATCGGCATCATCTGCGACGTGTCGGTCGACACGCCCCGTGAGGTCTCGATCGAGCGGGCCGCGGCGCTCGCGGCGGCGACCCCGCCGTTCGTGACGAGCGTGCTCGTGACGATGCCGGATAGCCCCGAGGAGGCGATCGAGTTGGTCGAGGAGATCGAACCCGACGCGCTCCAGATCCACAGCGACATGCGGGTCGGCGACCTCGCCTACCTGCGCGCGAAACTCGAGACGGAACTCCTGCTCGCGGTCGACGCCGACGACGCGACGACCGCCGAGACCTACGACGACATCGTCGACGCCCTCATCGTCGACACGCCCGGCGACGGCGGCGGCGGTGGTACCGGCCGCACCCACGACTGGGATCAGACGCGAATGGCCGCTGCGGACCTCGAGTCGCCGCTTGTCCTCGCGGGCGGGCTCACGCCGGAGAACGTCGGCGACGCGGTCCGAACCGTCGACCCCTTCGCGGTCGACGTGGCAAGCGGCGTCGAGAAACGCGGCGGCGTCAAGGATGTCGACGCCGTGCGGTCGTTCGTCGACCGAGCCAAGAACGCCCGCAAACCGGCGGAGCTGTAA
- the trpD gene encoding anthranilate phosphoribosyltransferase produces MQEYVERVADGEDLTQSDARAASTAVFEDATEAQIGALLAALRSKGETEAEIAGFAEGMRDAARTISPDREPLVDTCGTGGDDYNTINVSTTSAIVAAGAGVPVAKHGNYSVSSSSGSADVLEEVGVDIEAEPPAVEDAIEVDGIGFMLAPVFHPAMKAVIGPRKELGMRTIFNVLGPLTNPAGADAQVVGVYDPDLVPVLAEALSRMDIDRALVVHGAGTDEIAIHGETRVAEVNGEAVEEYALEPADLGLAEHDIDDIAGGSPVENAVDMRGIVEGDVTGAKRDVILANAGAAIYVAGEADSLEAGAEVAREAIENGEAARKLEQLCGATARAEGQ; encoded by the coding sequence ATGCAGGAGTATGTCGAACGAGTCGCGGACGGGGAGGATCTCACACAATCGGACGCTCGAGCGGCTTCAACGGCCGTTTTCGAGGATGCGACGGAAGCACAGATCGGCGCGCTGCTGGCGGCACTGCGCTCGAAGGGAGAGACCGAAGCCGAGATCGCCGGCTTTGCCGAGGGGATGCGCGACGCGGCCAGGACGATCTCGCCGGATCGGGAGCCGCTGGTCGACACCTGCGGCACCGGCGGCGACGATTACAACACGATCAACGTCTCGACGACGAGCGCGATCGTGGCCGCCGGGGCCGGCGTTCCGGTCGCCAAACACGGCAACTACTCGGTCTCCTCGTCCTCGGGCAGCGCGGACGTGCTCGAGGAGGTCGGCGTCGACATCGAGGCCGAGCCGCCGGCCGTCGAGGACGCGATCGAAGTCGACGGCATCGGCTTCATGCTCGCGCCGGTGTTCCACCCGGCGATGAAGGCCGTTATCGGCCCGCGCAAGGAACTGGGAATGCGGACGATCTTCAACGTGCTCGGGCCGCTGACCAACCCCGCCGGCGCGGACGCACAGGTCGTCGGCGTCTACGACCCCGATCTCGTTCCCGTGCTCGCGGAGGCGCTCTCGCGGATGGACATCGACCGCGCGCTGGTCGTCCACGGCGCGGGCACCGACGAGATCGCCATCCACGGCGAAACCCGCGTTGCAGAAGTCAACGGCGAAGCTGTCGAGGAGTACGCGCTCGAGCCGGCGGATCTCGGGCTCGCGGAGCACGATATCGACGACATCGCCGGCGGCTCGCCCGTGGAGAACGCGGTCGACATGCGCGGCATCGTCGAGGGCGACGTGACCGGCGCGAAACGGGACGTCATCCTCGCGAACGCCGGCGCGGCGATCTACGTCGCCGGCGAGGCCGACTCGCTCGAGGCGGGTGCCGAGGTGGCCCGCGAGGCGATCGAGAACGGTGAGGCGGCGCGGAAACTCGAGCAACTCTGTGGCGCGACGGCGCGGGCGGAGGGCCAATGA
- a CDS encoding AEC family transporter, producing MEVVGRLLALLVVLLVGAGLRTTGVLDARRTSFLNDTAYYVALPALIFVSTYDRSISALLSPALLGGLLFVLFATAGIAWLVHRHRDSSARRSVAIVQSYHSNLGYLGLPLVAATFNDSVTAIASVVLGVVSLAQVPLTVVVLSMLNGTDASIERELRGLGRNPVLLALLAGLTIGSVGASIPSLAATGLDAVGSLALPVALLCVGASLEVDAPSIDVGATAAVVALKICLMPVLAWAVFSTLAVDSATFTATVVMLGTPTAVSTFVFASELGGDRKFASLNVFVTTLVSIATMFVLISLVG from the coding sequence ATGGAAGTCGTCGGTCGACTGTTGGCGCTACTCGTCGTGTTGCTGGTCGGAGCGGGGTTGCGGACGACCGGCGTTCTCGACGCGCGCCGGACCTCGTTTCTGAACGACACCGCCTACTACGTCGCACTCCCGGCGCTGATCTTCGTCTCGACCTACGACCGATCGATCAGTGCGCTCCTCTCGCCCGCGCTGCTCGGGGGACTGCTGTTCGTGCTGTTCGCGACCGCAGGGATCGCGTGGCTCGTCCATCGACATCGCGACTCGAGTGCGCGCCGGAGCGTCGCGATCGTCCAGTCGTATCACTCGAATCTGGGCTATCTCGGCCTGCCGCTGGTCGCCGCGACGTTCAACGATTCGGTGACGGCGATCGCGAGCGTCGTACTCGGCGTCGTGTCGTTGGCACAGGTGCCGCTGACGGTCGTCGTGCTCTCGATGCTCAACGGGACCGACGCCTCGATCGAGCGGGAACTCCGCGGACTCGGTCGAAATCCCGTCTTGCTGGCGCTGCTCGCCGGGCTGACGATCGGCTCGGTCGGCGCATCGATTCCGTCGCTCGCCGCGACCGGCCTCGATGCGGTCGGCTCGCTCGCGCTGCCGGTCGCACTGCTCTGTGTCGGTGCCTCGCTGGAGGTCGACGCGCCGTCGATCGATGTCGGTGCGACCGCCGCCGTCGTGGCGCTCAAGATCTGCCTGATGCCTGTACTCGCGTGGGCCGTCTTCTCGACGCTCGCCGTCGACTCGGCGACGTTCACCGCCACCGTGGTGATGCTCGGCACGCCGACGGCCGTCTCGACGTTCGTCTTCGCGAGCGAACTCGGCGGCGACAGGAAATTTGCATCCTTGAACGTCTTCGTCACGACGCTCGTCTCGATCGCGACGATGTTCGTCCTGATATCGCTGGTCGGTTAA
- a CDS encoding YihY/virulence factor BrkB family protein: MEIPETLTAIYRTASDRDLTFLAAGFAYYAFVSLIPLVLLALVVGSLLGGEQAAQRLITAAGDFLPASGEDLVTEALTTESGRAEATVVALGVATWGALKVFRGLSLAFDKVYDEVAEDSLVDQIRDGLTVIVAGAGAIVLMLGIGAALRTVADTVPFAGVLGWLVLLGGLVLVFLPIYYVLPPVPVDLGEILPGAVFAAVGWTILQLGFQLYAANAAQYEAYGAVGAVLLFVTWLYFAGIIILVGAVLNVVRARPSIAE, encoded by the coding sequence ATGGAAATTCCGGAGACACTCACCGCGATCTATCGGACGGCGAGCGACCGCGACCTGACCTTTCTCGCGGCCGGGTTCGCCTACTACGCGTTCGTGTCGCTGATTCCGCTGGTCCTGCTCGCGCTCGTCGTCGGCTCGCTGCTCGGCGGCGAGCAGGCCGCCCAGCGACTCATCACCGCCGCCGGCGACTTCCTCCCGGCGTCGGGCGAGGACCTCGTCACCGAGGCGCTGACGACCGAATCCGGGCGCGCAGAGGCGACCGTCGTCGCGCTCGGCGTCGCCACGTGGGGTGCGCTCAAGGTCTTTCGCGGGCTGAGCCTCGCGTTCGACAAGGTCTACGACGAGGTCGCCGAGGACTCGCTCGTCGATCAGATCAGGGACGGACTCACCGTGATCGTCGCTGGTGCGGGCGCGATCGTGTTGATGCTCGGGATCGGCGCCGCGCTCAGGACCGTGGCCGACACCGTCCCGTTCGCCGGCGTGCTCGGCTGGCTCGTCCTGCTCGGCGGACTCGTCCTCGTCTTCCTCCCGATCTATTACGTCCTCCCGCCCGTCCCGGTCGACCTCGGCGAGATCCTCCCGGGCGCGGTCTTCGCCGCCGTCGGCTGGACGATCCTCCAGCTCGGCTTCCAGCTCTACGCGGCGAACGCCGCCCAATACGAGGCCTACGGGGCCGTCGGTGCCGTCCTCCTGTTCGTCACGTGGCTCTACTTCGCCGGCATCATCATCCTCGTCGGCGCCGTGCTCAACGTCGTCCGAGCGCGGCCCTCGATCGCGGAATAG
- a CDS encoding CAP domain-containing protein, which yields MDGRRSETASTETDGSGDRALLRGLLNVLVSLLLISSLALGTALFAPQLIDGLDLGLGDRPSPSSDPPPAGERNPSVTDPDDPGNSSYETDIETVRSPTVEDFVHAEINERRADHGLEPLAWDGTIASVSRAHSDDMAQRDYFAHTNPDGEGPYDRFRDVDSYCQGYGENIAMTWVDRRVERPGEGGPVRYQTAEGLATGLVNQWMNSTDHREAILEDGETPRWDRAGVGVYIADDGSVYAGQNFCREW from the coding sequence ATGGACGGCCGGCGATCCGAGACGGCATCGACTGAGACGGACGGGAGCGGCGACCGCGCACTGCTCCGGGGCCTGCTCAACGTCCTCGTCTCGCTCCTCCTCATCTCCTCGCTCGCGCTCGGCACCGCGCTGTTCGCGCCCCAGCTCATCGACGGCCTCGATCTGGGTCTCGGGGACCGACCCTCGCCCAGTTCCGACCCGCCGCCGGCCGGCGAACGCAACCCCAGCGTAACCGATCCGGACGACCCCGGCAACTCGAGCTACGAGACCGACATCGAGACGGTCCGCTCCCCCACCGTCGAGGACTTCGTCCACGCCGAGATCAACGAGCGGCGGGCCGACCACGGCCTCGAGCCCCTCGCGTGGGACGGGACGATCGCGTCCGTCTCGCGCGCACACAGTGACGACATGGCTCAGCGCGACTACTTCGCGCACACGAACCCCGACGGGGAGGGACCCTACGATCGGTTCCGCGACGTCGACAGTTACTGTCAGGGGTACGGCGAGAACATCGCCATGACGTGGGTCGACCGGCGCGTCGAACGACCCGGGGAGGGCGGCCCCGTTCGATATCAGACCGCCGAGGGACTCGCGACCGGGCTGGTCAACCAGTGGATGAACTCGACGGATCACCGAGAGGCGATCCTCGAGGACGGCGAGACGCCCCGCTGGGACCGAGCGGGCGTCGGCGTCTACATCGCCGACGACGGCTCCGTCTACGCCGGCCAGAACTTCTGTCGCGAGTGGTAG
- a CDS encoding lycopene cyclase domain-containing protein, producing MLDISVFGRYTYLVTEVVWGTVAALLLSRANALRKAAVTILALYPVAYVWDRYTLAVDVFDIKLRTGIEVAGIPLEEHLFMAVVPGLVIGFHETIFGDRDGPPSR from the coding sequence ATGCTCGATATCAGTGTCTTCGGTCGCTACACGTACCTCGTGACGGAGGTCGTCTGGGGAACCGTCGCAGCCCTGCTGTTGTCCCGCGCGAACGCCCTTCGGAAGGCGGCAGTGACCATCCTCGCGCTGTACCCCGTCGCCTACGTCTGGGACCGGTACACCCTCGCGGTCGACGTCTTCGACATCAAACTCCGGACCGGAATCGAGGTCGCCGGCATCCCGCTCGAGGAACACCTCTTCATGGCGGTCGTTCCCGGCCTCGTCATCGGGTTCCACGAGACCATTTTCGGCGACCGCGACGGGCCACCGAGTCGGTGA
- a CDS encoding CBS domain-containing protein gives MNIADIATTEFIEVDVGTRMGKVRSMFEDGNPKGIIVTDDGEYEGVISEREVLQSHVEDDAKVAALTKPSRNTPSPKVDRQEDVRETARVLVESNAKVAPVFENGDLWGVITDDAILEAVLENLDALTVEDIYTADPVTLTEDDGIGKAINHLREHGISRLPILNENGYLSGVVTTHDIADFVIRKNNTTTTGDRVGDTQRMLDVPVYDIMSSPVETTTLDTTAEEAVEAMLDDDYAGLMVTPADDDRIVIGVITKTDVLRALTFTEEEHMDVQITNISMLDTITREGIVENIEEVVDKYQDMQVMHAHVRFKEHQERLRGTPLVQCQIRLRTNKDQVAGTGEGYGSENAFRVALDKLERNVLELKGVTSDEEYRGQLLRKLNQL, from the coding sequence ATGAATATCGCTGATATCGCCACCACGGAGTTCATCGAAGTCGACGTCGGCACACGCATGGGGAAGGTCCGTTCGATGTTCGAGGACGGCAACCCCAAGGGAATCATCGTCACCGACGACGGGGAGTACGAGGGCGTCATCAGCGAGCGGGAGGTCCTCCAGTCCCACGTCGAGGACGACGCCAAGGTGGCGGCACTCACCAAACCGAGCCGGAACACGCCGTCGCCCAAGGTCGACCGCCAGGAGGACGTCCGGGAGACCGCACGCGTCCTCGTCGAGAGCAACGCCAAGGTCGCCCCGGTCTTCGAGAACGGCGACCTCTGGGGCGTCATCACCGACGACGCCATCCTCGAGGCCGTCCTCGAGAACCTGGACGCGCTGACCGTCGAGGACATCTACACCGCCGACCCGGTCACGCTCACCGAAGATGACGGGATCGGCAAGGCGATCAACCACTTGCGCGAGCACGGGATCTCCCGACTGCCGATTCTCAACGAGAACGGCTACCTCTCCGGGGTCGTAACGACCCACGACATCGCGGACTTCGTCATCCGGAAGAACAACACGACGACCACCGGCGATCGGGTCGGCGACACTCAGCGGATGCTCGACGTGCCGGTCTACGACATCATGTCGAGCCCCGTCGAGACGACGACCCTCGACACGACCGCCGAGGAGGCCGTCGAGGCGATGCTCGACGACGATTACGCGGGGCTGATGGTCACGCCGGCGGACGACGACCGCATCGTCATCGGCGTCATCACCAAGACGGACGTGCTGCGCGCGCTGACGTTCACCGAGGAAGAGCACATGGACGTCCAGATCACGAACATCTCGATGCTCGACACCATCACTCGAGAGGGTATCGTCGAGAACATCGAGGAGGTCGTCGACAAGTACCAGGACATGCAGGTGATGCACGCACACGTTCGATTCAAAGAACACCAAGAGCGACTCCGCGGCACCCCGCTCGTGCAGTGTCAGATCCGCCTGCGAACGAACAAGGATCAGGTCGCCGGCACCGGCGAAGGCTACGGCTCCGAGAACGCCTTCCGCGTCGCGCTGGACAAACTCGAGCGCAACGTCTTGGAACTCAAGGGCGTCACCAGCGACGAGGAGTACCGCGGCCAGCTCCTGCGGAAGCTCAACCAGCTGTAG
- the radB gene encoding DNA repair and recombination protein RadB produces the protein MPTRTVTDEAIPTGCGPVDELLGGGFERGTVTQLYGPPAAGKTNLALSAAVQTAVDGGTAVYIDTEGVSVDRFQQLLEATVETQSPRTDGTRDADAADDIEAVASRIVIEDALDFDEQAEAVRDAEEFAERAELIVLDSATGFYRLERTADGDEGEALRSVTRQVTHLLSLARKHDLAVVLTNQVFSDPDSDRTKGLGGNTLEHWTGTVLRLERFRGGKRRATLEKHRSKPAGQSAQFRITDTGLEGEDETVRS, from the coding sequence CTGCCAACTCGAACCGTGACCGACGAGGCGATTCCAACCGGCTGCGGCCCGGTCGACGAGTTGCTCGGTGGGGGGTTCGAACGCGGCACCGTCACGCAGTTATACGGGCCGCCGGCCGCCGGAAAGACGAATCTGGCGCTGTCGGCGGCCGTCCAAACGGCCGTCGACGGCGGCACCGCCGTCTACATCGATACCGAGGGGGTCTCGGTCGACCGCTTCCAGCAGCTGCTCGAGGCCACCGTCGAGACGCAGTCGCCGCGAACCGACGGCACTCGAGACGCAGATGCGGCCGACGACATCGAAGCCGTCGCCTCGCGAATCGTCATCGAGGACGCACTGGATTTCGACGAGCAGGCCGAGGCCGTCCGCGACGCCGAGGAGTTCGCCGAGCGCGCGGAACTGATCGTCCTGGACAGCGCGACCGGCTTCTACCGGCTCGAGCGCACCGCCGACGGCGACGAGGGAGAGGCGCTGCGAAGCGTCACCCGGCAGGTAACGCACCTGCTCTCGCTGGCCCGGAAACACGATCTGGCGGTCGTCCTGACGAATCAGGTCTTTTCGGACCCCGACTCGGATCGCACCAAGGGGCTCGGCGGCAACACGTTAGAGCACTGGACCGGGACCGTCCTCCGCCTCGAGCGCTTCCGCGGCGGGAAACGGCGCGCGACGCTGGAGAAACACCGCTCCAAGCCCGCCGGCCAATCGGCCCAGTTCCGGATCACCGACACCGGCCTCGAGGGCGAAGACGAGACGGTCCGATCCTGA